A region of Dermochelys coriacea isolate rDerCor1 chromosome 1, rDerCor1.pri.v4, whole genome shotgun sequence DNA encodes the following proteins:
- the SLN gene encoding sarcolipin, with the protein MDRSTQELFLNFMIVLITVLLMWILVKSYQE; encoded by the coding sequence ATGGACCGATCCACGCAAGAGCTTTTCCTCAACTTCATGATTGTCCTCATAACTGTGCTCCTCATGTGGATTCTGGTGAAATCTTATCAGGAATAA